A single Marinilabiliales bacterium DNA region contains:
- a CDS encoding bifunctional metallophosphatase/5'-nucleotidase: protein MRNQNLLNRTVPAGFLRINEYISGKLTVKPLLYLPLFIILLALQSPLTAQVKRVTLLNTTDEHSTLLPLPLVDYHPDVANPSVGGFPRLATLVRSIREEAGSDPVLLMSAGDFVGGTPYAWLILEGYSAEIGIMKNIGYDVLTIGNHEFDYGPGKIAEYFMNAGYPGYNDTMPLVSSNLVIPEGNPLMDVGIREHHMIGLPNGLQIGVFGLLGREAYSVASYIEPVTVSDQHEAAARQVSLLREKGADIIVALTHSGVGEDRELAAAVDGIDVIMGGHDHHLTHEPLRINNTVILHPGYYLSNLGRLDLEWDSQTGALSVVNERNNSPFLIPLDNSVPEDPEILAMIDGYTQKLNLFVSEHTEGMFTGVEDPVFSSGFSMISPGPFRETTVGNFVTDAMRQEVARLTGHRVDFAVQANGVVRADIVPGTMEWSRNQVSFFDLVTVSGLGSGLDGKAGYPLVSFWLTGREILNVLEITSLLSQLMGDMYFLQVSGLRYTYDPGKATWLRIPFAGIPVPAYRSVISAEMYAGEGIQYNGNYVPVEEDRLYHVVTDHYLTSFLPMVGDILPRLGLVLKDEHGNPLTPDETILVHDGKEFKVWEALARYGASFEPGEDGLPLVPAYYAETGDRITSREGVPLAVWAWTVIIIVLLILSLLVRLAVIRIRARIRRRKG, encoded by the coding sequence ATGAGAAACCAGAATTTGTTAAACCGGACTGTTCCTGCAGGCTTCCTGCGTATTAATGAATATATCAGCGGAAAATTAACCGTAAAGCCTTTGCTGTACCTTCCGCTGTTTATCATCCTGCTCGCGTTGCAGTCCCCCCTAACTGCCCAGGTCAAAAGGGTTACCTTGCTCAATACCACCGATGAGCACTCCACGCTGCTGCCCCTGCCCCTGGTTGACTACCACCCTGATGTGGCTAACCCCTCGGTCGGCGGTTTTCCCCGGCTGGCAACACTTGTGCGTTCGATAAGGGAGGAGGCGGGCAGCGACCCGGTACTGCTGATGTCGGCCGGCGACTTTGTGGGGGGCACCCCGTATGCATGGCTGATACTTGAAGGCTATTCTGCCGAGATCGGGATAATGAAGAATATAGGCTACGATGTGCTTACCATCGGAAACCATGAGTTTGATTACGGGCCCGGCAAGATTGCAGAGTACTTCATGAATGCCGGTTACCCCGGGTATAACGACACCATGCCGCTGGTATCTTCAAACCTGGTTATACCTGAAGGTAACCCGCTCATGGATGTGGGTATACGCGAACATCATATGATCGGACTGCCAAACGGTTTACAGATCGGGGTGTTCGGCCTGCTGGGCCGGGAAGCATACAGTGTTGCCAGTTACATTGAGCCCGTTACCGTAAGCGACCAGCATGAGGCCGCCGCGCGTCAGGTCTCGCTGCTCAGGGAGAAGGGCGCCGATATAATTGTGGCGCTTACACACTCAGGCGTAGGAGAGGACAGGGAGCTTGCAGCGGCTGTTGACGGCATTGATGTTATTATGGGAGGGCACGATCATCACCTGACGCATGAACCTTTGAGGATAAACAACACTGTTATCCTGCATCCGGGGTATTACCTTTCCAATCTAGGGAGACTGGACCTGGAGTGGGATTCCCAGACCGGAGCCCTGTCGGTTGTTAACGAAAGGAACAATAGTCCGTTCCTCATTCCCCTTGACAACTCTGTGCCTGAGGACCCTGAGATACTGGCGATGATAGACGGTTACACGCAGAAGCTGAACCTCTTTGTATCGGAGCACACCGAAGGCATGTTCACTGGAGTTGAGGATCCTGTTTTCAGCTCGGGCTTCAGCATGATCAGTCCGGGACCGTTCAGGGAAACCACGGTCGGCAACTTCGTTACCGATGCCATGAGGCAGGAGGTAGCGCGGCTGACCGGGCACAGGGTTGACTTTGCAGTGCAGGCGAACGGCGTTGTAAGGGCCGACATCGTGCCCGGCACGATGGAGTGGTCGCGCAACCAGGTCTCGTTTTTTGACCTGGTGACCGTTTCAGGCCTGGGATCGGGACTGGATGGGAAAGCAGGCTATCCCCTTGTCTCTTTCTGGCTTACCGGCCGTGAGATATTGAATGTTCTCGAAATTACCTCACTGCTTTCGCAGCTGATGGGTGATATGTACTTTTTGCAGGTTAGCGGACTGCGTTACACCTATGACCCCGGCAAGGCCACCTGGCTCAGAATACCGTTTGCAGGGATACCGGTTCCGGCCTACCGCTCGGTGATCAGCGCAGAGATGTATGCCGGAGAGGGAATTCAGTATAACGGCAATTATGTGCCCGTTGAAGAAGATAGGCTCTACCACGTGGTGACCGATCACTATCTCACCTCGTTTCTGCCGATGGTGGGGGATATACTGCCGCGACTCGGACTGGTACTGAAGGATGAGCATGGCAACCCACTCACTCCCGATGAGACCATCCTGGTGCACGATGGGAAAGAGTTCAAGGTATGGGAAGCCCTTGCACGGTATGGCGCATCATTTGAGCCGGGAGAGGACGGACTGCCTCTGGTGCCTGCCTACTATGCCGAAACCGGTGACAGGATTACCTCACGCGAAGGTGTTCCTCTTGCCGTGTGGGCATGGACCGTTATTATAATTGTATTGCTTATCCTCTCTTTGCTGGTGCGGCTGGCCGTGATCAGGATAAGGGCGCGCATAAGGCGCAGGAAAGGTTAA
- the aspA gene encoding aspartate ammonia-lyase encodes MAGAEIKEFLKEIELFRELEEAEYDALYKAVSEKLIREGSLLFRENAPRTNIFIIYSGEVELFKTTPFGLEKRLTYFSRGDFLGEGSWGSKSPHSTSARALAKTRVLAIDQQFFLENSSAALKIFSNIARVMSRRMRNANNRIVDVGAQYESGRTREEHDLLGDRNVPFEVYYGIQTLRGMENFNISGITLNFYPVLINALAMVKMAAAKANYDLGLLDKSVCDAIVRACNEIRNGKFHSNFAVDMIQGGAGTSTNMNANEVIANRALEILGHERGEYEYCHPNNHVNLSQSTNDAYPTAIKIALINSNKTLVEVLKELIGSFRKKGEEFAGVIKMGRTQLQDAVPMTLGQAFEAYATTLEEEILRLNENADLFLEVNMGATAIGTGINSDPGYPGKVIKHLQSVTGLKIVNAANLVEATQDTGAFVMYSSAIKRTAIKLSKICNDLRLLSSGPRAGFNEINLPPMQPGSSIMPGKVNPVIPEVVNQIAFKVIGNDLTVSLAAEAGQLELNVMEPVMVQSLFESVEMLKNGMRTLKIRCIDGITANEQHCRAQVQNSIGLVTALNPVLGYEVCTKLAKEALETNRGVYDLVLEQELLSKEELDTLLLPENMIAPQKMVRKKQ; translated from the coding sequence ATGGCAGGCGCAGAAATAAAGGAATTCTTAAAGGAGATTGAATTGTTCCGTGAGCTTGAAGAAGCAGAATATGATGCACTCTACAAGGCAGTTTCAGAGAAATTGATCCGGGAGGGCTCACTGCTTTTCAGGGAGAATGCTCCCAGGACCAATATATTTATTATCTACAGCGGAGAGGTGGAACTTTTCAAGACAACGCCATTCGGACTTGAAAAGAGGCTCACATACTTCAGCAGGGGCGATTTCCTTGGTGAGGGCTCCTGGGGCAGCAAATCGCCCCATTCAACATCGGCGCGTGCCCTGGCTAAGACCAGGGTACTTGCGATCGACCAGCAGTTCTTCCTGGAGAACAGCTCTGCGGCCCTCAAGATATTCTCAAACATTGCACGTGTCATGTCGCGCAGGATGCGCAACGCCAACAACCGCATCGTTGACGTTGGAGCGCAGTACGAATCGGGCAGGACCAGGGAGGAGCATGACCTGCTGGGTGACAGGAACGTGCCTTTCGAGGTATATTACGGCATCCAGACCCTGCGGGGGATGGAGAACTTCAATATCAGCGGCATCACCCTGAACTTCTACCCGGTACTGATAAATGCCCTGGCAATGGTAAAAATGGCGGCAGCCAAGGCAAATTATGATCTGGGTCTGCTCGATAAATCGGTCTGCGACGCAATAGTGCGTGCCTGCAATGAGATCAGGAACGGCAAGTTCCACAGCAATTTTGCGGTCGACATGATTCAGGGCGGGGCAGGTACCTCTACAAACATGAATGCCAACGAGGTTATAGCGAACCGGGCGCTGGAGATACTCGGCCATGAGAGAGGGGAGTATGAATACTGCCATCCCAACAACCACGTCAACCTGTCGCAGTCCACCAACGACGCCTATCCCACCGCTATCAAGATAGCGCTGATAAACAGCAATAAGACCCTGGTTGAGGTGCTGAAGGAGCTGATCGGTTCATTCAGGAAGAAAGGGGAGGAGTTTGCCGGTGTTATCAAGATGGGAAGGACCCAGCTCCAGGATGCCGTCCCGATGACTTTGGGACAGGCCTTTGAGGCCTATGCCACCACCCTGGAGGAGGAGATACTCAGGCTGAACGAGAACGCCGACCTTTTCCTGGAGGTGAACATGGGGGCTACTGCAATCGGTACAGGAATAAACTCCGATCCAGGCTATCCCGGCAAGGTCATAAAACACCTTCAGTCCGTTACCGGCCTCAAGATAGTCAATGCCGCCAACCTTGTAGAAGCAACCCAGGATACAGGAGCTTTCGTAATGTACTCATCGGCAATTAAAAGGACGGCAATTAAGCTGAGCAAAATATGTAATGACCTCAGGCTTCTTTCTTCTGGCCCCCGTGCCGGATTTAATGAGATTAACCTGCCGCCCATGCAGCCCGGCTCATCGATCATGCCCGGCAAGGTCAACCCCGTCATACCCGAGGTGGTGAACCAGATTGCCTTCAAGGTCATCGGCAACGACCTTACCGTCAGCCTTGCAGCCGAGGCAGGACAGCTCGAACTGAACGTGATGGAGCCGGTCATGGTGCAGAGCCTGTTCGAATCGGTCGAGATGCTCAAGAACGGAATGCGGACGCTCAAGATCAGGTGCATTGACGGCATCACGGCCAATGAGCAGCATTGCCGTGCACAGGTTCAGAACAGCATCGGCCTCGTTACCGCCCTCAATCCGGTCCTTGGCTACGAAGTGTGCACAAAGCTGGCAAAGGAGGCACTCGAGACCAACAGGGGCGTCTACGACCTGGTCCTGGAGCAGGAGCTGTTGTCAAAAGAGGAACTCGATACCCTGCTTTTACCCGAGAACATGATCGCCCCTCAGAAGATGGTCAGGAAGAAGCAGTGA
- a CDS encoding threonine synthase: MLYYSTKGTAPAVSLREAVLRGPAPDGGLYMPEELPRFDGSFISSLHGRSLVETAFDVATAFLGSDIPPDVLEGIVGEALDFPIPLTEVQPATFSLELYHGPTMAFKDVGARFMSRLMSFLYRNREKPLNVIVATSGDTGSAVASGFYGVDGINVVVLFPKGRVSRLQRLQITTLGGNIHPLEVEGNFDDCQRLARTILADEELNGELTLTSANSINVGRLIPQCFYYFHAYAMLGKEPGEPVFSVPSGNFGNLTAGVMARSAGLPVRKFIASVNINDVFPEFLASGQYRPAPSVPTYSSAMDVGDPSNFARLDMLMGGQAVNFRESVMSWSFTDEQTADAIRRVANETGYIMDPHGAVAWLGLERYARETGYEGPGVFLETAHPAKFPETMGEILGKYEYVPPQLRMPGTEETYARIPCDAGAVKEYLLGINR; the protein is encoded by the coding sequence ATGTTATATTACAGCACCAAAGGCACAGCACCGGCAGTTTCTCTCAGGGAGGCTGTTTTAAGGGGACCGGCCCCGGATGGGGGACTTTACATGCCTGAAGAGCTGCCCCGGTTCGACGGATCATTCATCAGTTCGCTACACGGCAGGAGCCTTGTCGAAACAGCTTTTGATGTCGCGACGGCCTTTCTGGGCAGCGACATACCGCCTGATGTGCTTGAAGGGATCGTTGGCGAGGCCCTCGATTTTCCCATTCCCCTCACAGAGGTGCAGCCGGCTACCTTCAGCCTGGAGCTTTATCACGGCCCCACCATGGCCTTTAAGGATGTGGGAGCGCGCTTCATGTCGAGGCTCATGTCCTTTCTCTACCGTAACAGGGAGAAGCCGCTGAATGTAATAGTCGCCACATCGGGCGATACCGGGTCGGCAGTGGCTTCGGGTTTTTACGGGGTGGACGGCATAAATGTGGTTGTGCTGTTTCCCAAAGGCAGGGTCAGCAGGCTTCAGCGGCTGCAGATAACCACCCTCGGGGGGAATATACACCCGCTCGAGGTTGAGGGGAACTTCGATGACTGCCAGAGGCTGGCTCGCACCATCCTGGCTGATGAGGAGCTGAACGGCGAGCTGACCCTTACATCGGCCAACAGCATCAATGTCGGTAGACTTATACCGCAGTGCTTCTATTATTTCCATGCTTATGCCATGCTGGGTAAGGAGCCTGGCGAACCGGTATTCAGCGTCCCGAGCGGCAATTTCGGGAACCTTACTGCCGGCGTGATGGCACGGAGTGCCGGATTGCCCGTAAGGAAATTCATAGCATCGGTGAACATTAACGATGTATTCCCTGAATTCCTCGCAAGCGGGCAGTACAGGCCTGCCCCCTCGGTGCCCACATACAGCAGCGCCATGGATGTGGGTGATCCTTCAAATTTTGCCAGGCTCGATATGCTGATGGGGGGACAGGCCGTTAATTTCCGCGAAAGCGTAATGTCCTGGTCCTTTACCGATGAACAGACTGCAGATGCGATAAGAAGGGTGGCGAACGAAACCGGTTATATAATGGACCCCCACGGGGCCGTGGCATGGCTCGGACTGGAGAGATATGCCCGTGAAACCGGGTACGAGGGGCCGGGTGTCTTTCTGGAGACTGCCCACCCTGCCAAGTTTCCGGAAACGATGGGAGAGATACTCGGCAAATATGAGTATGTGCCGCCGCAGCTAAGGATGCCCGGCACTGAGGAGACGTATGCCCGGATTCCATGCGATGCCGGTGCGGTGAAGGAATACCTTCTGGGCATAAACCGGTAG
- a CDS encoding molybdenum cofactor guanylyltransferase, whose amino-acid sequence MSASAKQLTAVILAGGKNVRFGGDDKAFMLIDGTPVIKVLARKLDNLFGEIVVVTNTPGRYAGIEGIVTVTDIIIDKGPLGGIHAAMKRAAAPAIFVVPCDMPFVDTDVIGMLITRYEKLPGADAVIPVSGGFPEPLHAIYRTGLAGDLENFLASSPDLSVRHFIAGLNADYIEMPDTEKIRRSFTNINTPGDLPEPG is encoded by the coding sequence ATGTCTGCCTCAGCAAAACAACTCACCGCAGTGATCCTCGCAGGAGGGAAGAATGTCCGTTTCGGCGGAGATGACAAGGCTTTCATGCTCATTGACGGAACGCCTGTTATAAAGGTACTTGCCCGTAAGCTGGATAACCTTTTCGGGGAAATAGTCGTAGTGACCAACACACCCGGCAGGTATGCCGGCATTGAGGGAATCGTTACTGTTACAGACATAATCATTGACAAGGGCCCCCTGGGAGGAATTCACGCGGCCATGAAAAGGGCCGCCGCGCCTGCGATATTCGTTGTGCCATGCGATATGCCTTTTGTCGATACAGACGTTATCGGGATGCTTATCACACGATATGAGAAACTGCCCGGAGCAGATGCTGTCATTCCTGTATCAGGCGGATTCCCAGAGCCGCTCCATGCGATTTACCGGACAGGCCTTGCCGGTGACCTGGAGAATTTCCTTGCCTCCTCACCCGACCTTTCTGTCCGCCATTTCATTGCCGGGCTCAATGCAGATTACATAGAAATGCCGGATACTGAGAAGATCAGGAGATCATTTACCAACATCAATACCCCCGGCGACCTGCCGGAGCCGGGATAA
- a CDS encoding HEPN domain-containing protein, producing MNLEKLEYIKNWLFRANEDIAVIDNLINAGIENYTSTICFHAQQASEKFLKAFLVHHDVDFPRTHDLDFLLIECQKINKEAFQDINLKSLSEFGVSVRYPDDFYIPTISETEEYNQVAKEIKEVVEGLITPKP from the coding sequence ATGAACCTGGAAAAACTTGAATATATTAAAAACTGGCTTTTCAGAGCAAATGAGGATATTGCAGTAATAGATAATTTGATTAATGCTGGAATTGAGAATTATACCAGCACAATTTGTTTTCATGCTCAACAAGCATCAGAAAAATTTTTAAAGGCCTTTTTAGTTCATCATGATGTCGATTTTCCTAGGACGCATGATTTGGATTTTCTATTAATAGAGTGTCAAAAGATTAATAAAGAGGCATTTCAGGATATTAATCTAAAAAGCTTAAGCGAATTTGGTGTTTCAGTAAGGTATCCAGATGACTTTTATATTCCGACAATAAGCGAAACTGAGGAATATAACCAAGTGGCGAAAGAAATAAAAGAAGTAGTTGAAGGATTGATTACTCCCAAACCCTAG
- a CDS encoding nucleotidyltransferase domain-containing protein, which yields MENSIRAEEVIKTTARKYLPDAEVVLFGSRARMTHDSESDYDILIITHKNLSPKQKLPYKTKIRKELLQSNIRTDILIQSHQEIEKKKKLPGHIIKTILNDSIFL from the coding sequence ATGGAAAACTCAATACGCGCTGAAGAAGTCATCAAAACCACGGCAAGGAAATATTTACCTGATGCTGAAGTAGTATTATTCGGTTCCAGAGCTAGAATGACTCATGATTCAGAAAGTGATTACGATATCCTAATAATTACCCACAAAAATCTGTCTCCCAAGCAAAAGCTGCCATATAAGACAAAAATTCGGAAAGAATTATTGCAATCAAATATTAGAACCGATATTCTCATCCAAAGTCATCAAGAAATTGAAAAGAAAAAAAAGCTGCCCGGCCATATTATTAAAACGATCCTTAATGATTCAATCTTCTTATGA